The genomic stretch taatatagtaaatatttttgCTAAAAAAGGTAAAAATCTATTCAGCAACAATTAAGACTGCCAGATCTCTTTATTCCCCTGAAAATAATAAACACAAGGGTCACTTCTGTTATGGACCCTTTAATCATACAAGTTGTTCAGAGAAATGAATCACGGATAACGAGGGTATACACAAAGGTGTAACTGGCCACGAAACAAAAATAGATTTAGATAGTTGACTCATTCGATTAACTGTAACTTCGATAATTTCGAACACGTCGTccgaaaaaaattatttgacaaGTTTTCACATGTGAAAACCTCATTTCTGATGTCATCATTTAAGCCTCGATATTCTACGCTCTTTCTGTCAATCGTATCATCATTTCAAACTTGATGTTATTTCGGAACCTGTTATGTTACTGAACGATGACAACTGTGATGTTTAACTAACACAccgatgtatatgtatataaaataattacacaataacaattataaaataatacaaattatggaataataaactatataataaaaaaaaaattaatacacatatacgtatacaaaATCGTACGTGTATACGTGTATACATAATGAATAGCAGCAGCACACACGTATACACAGTACATACAcatacgaatatatatatatatatacatatatacacacgtatacTTGTACTTTGTGAACGTGTATGTGGATGTGTATGCATGTATGCGTGAAAAAATTTTCGCCAAACTTCACTAATGAATAGTAAAGTTAGGTCGACGAGTCGAATCGAGATTTacctttaaataaataatcatattCGTCATCCCGAGTGCCCATCTCGTCTGGAGCAATAAACCCCTTTAGTAGACTGACGGACGATACCTAGATATCGGAACACACTACTACAACTTGTAgttatttacaaaaatgaaattgtcGAAGCAACCAAATAGACTTTGCGCACTGTTTATCTACTCACGGCGTACGTACAACACCTAGGTGGATATGTACGgtagaaaaaatatgaaacgaaACAAGCACGACTATACGatgatataattattttcgTTCTTTCAATTTAACTGTACAATATGGCCTCCTTTCTACGCCCCTCCAAACCCGATAAATTACACATGCGCAATGTGTACAGATTGTACGCATGCGCGGATTTTGATcacaaattaaatttattgtagATTAGCGTTGGAATAGAAAGTATCTGATACACGATACCACTTGAATTTGACTTTATATTTGGCGATGATACTATTTAAATCGCGCGGGATATTTAAATTTCCttatattattaggttgtctAATAAATTCATTCACTAAGAAGCAATTAAACTCATCTACGCTCTAGGTATTAAGTTTTACATACTAtgtttatatactatattactagttatttatattcatatctaTTGTATCAGTACCTATTATACTACTTATATATATCTctattattatctatattattttgtaataacagTATAAATTTAGTACtagattttaaatttatatgttGTATTTATATCAATATCTTATTTGTCTTATTGTAACAATATTATTGTGTTACTACCTATGTATTAGAGAAAAGAAGATTTAAGAATAAAAACCAAAGCCCCTAGAGGTTCAAAAGGACcattcaattttttttagaaCACATCAAGGAATTAAGAAATAACTTATAATGTGATAATAACttataattgaaataacaaacaaataattttaactAAGAAGTAActtatttatgttatttctatataaatatatatccttcataagaaattgaaatacttTCACATGCTTAAGCAACTTTATAACGCTCTTAGAAATGTACTATGTTAGTAAAAAGTAAATGAATTTAGTATTCAATCCAATAGTACAATTATTGTCTACATTCAATAAAAGTGATCACCAACCAAGATAAAACAAATCATTAAATAGTTAAATATATAGTACTAGTCTTAATTGTTGTTGgcaattttctgtttaatttaaaattaatatatatatatttagaaattttcatgaattttaagAGAAACAGCAATTTATCTATATCATGAGAAAACATATTAAACTCAAAACTCAAACTCAATAGAGATTCTTATAAGACGAATGAAttgataaatttcattaaaatctcattttcattatattgttctctgaataaataaatataaatttactttatatctCAGTAATTAAAACGTAATTAGTGCTAAAAATAATCTAAGTACAAGTATCTAATAgatactttttttaaatttgtcacGTGACCCTAGACTTACCAATCATAGAATCGTCCAATGAATGGTTGACTATACAGTGCAATGTTATTTTTTCGTGAATTGCAGGTCGATTTACAAGTATGGTTTTCTATACAAAGTCgtaattttatgatataatcGAATGTTGCATGAGTTAGGACCATGTGCTGGAACCAAATAAAAGGTAAGTCATTGAAAGACAGTCATTAATTTTAATGCATACTTAGATTAACCATACTATCATCGTTGTTAATTTTAgtttaagaattttttaataaattctaacaaaattacacataaataattaatacatataattgtttttactcttttaaattatttacgtCCGGATAATAACAAAATCTcatgaaattgataaattaacAACTATTTCATCATGTTAGTAAACACATGTCATTGTCTTCTTAATTCTAGAATGATCAAAAAATGATTTACAAACAAAGATGTTATTAAATGCGGAAGGGatataaaatttggaaatgaaTAAGTTAAGCAGCATACCTCCAAACTTGGATCTGGATGATCCAAGGTTTCGAGTCAGACCATATCAACAAATTGTTGCTTCTTGTACAGGTGCTTTTATTACGTCAATTTTTGGTaagatttattcatttttaatacgatatatttttacaaaaaaaattaattctatagAGAAAATATTACAAACCTTCTTTTGTAGTTACTCCTTTGGATGTAGTTAAGATCAGACTACAAGCACAGCAAAAAGCAATGCTCTCTAACAAATGTTTTCTTTATTGTAATGGCTTAATGGATCACTTATGTCCTTGTCTAAATGGGAAAGGTCCAATATGGGCTAGAGGAAATGGAAAGTTTAATGGCACAGTGGTATGATGCATATACAAATTTTTGCTAAAATTTAAATCATAATAAAGActagtaattaaataatatagaataattcatttataGGATGCCCTTATGAAGATTAGCAAGAATGAAGGTATTCTTTCACTATGGAGTGGTTTAAGTCCTACTCTTGTTCTAGCTGTACCTGCAACCATAGTGTATTTTGTTTCATATGAACAGTTAAGATTATATCTTAAGGTATATAAACCTCCCTTCAACTTCGTTTAAGTCTTTCTccattttcttataatattcatatgttcataggataaatataataacaactACAGAAAAGTTAATGGAGTTACCATGGAACAGCCATTCTGGATTCCTATGTTGGCTGGGGCTACAGCACGGATTTGGGCTGCAACCTTAGTGAGCCCATTAGAGTTAATTAGAACAAAGATGCAATCTCAGAGATTAAGTTATGCAGGTAATTTCTTGTGCTTATTATTCTTCACATCATAAATTATGcacaataataatgtaatatttatatctatcttttttagaaattcttcaaGCATTGAAaactgttataaaatataatgggGTTCCTGGCTTATGGATGGGATTAACTAGTACTCTTCTACGTGATGTACCCTTTAGTGCGATTTACTGGTTAAATTACGAAACTATAAAGCAAAAGTTTCAAGTGACTCAACAGACTTTTACTTTTAACTTCATAGCAGGTGCTATAGCTGGATCTGTGGGTGTTTTGTTTATAT from Bombus terrestris chromosome 16, iyBomTerr1.2, whole genome shotgun sequence encodes the following:
- the LOC100646935 gene encoding probable mitochondrial glutathione transporter SLC25A40, which produces MNKLSSIPPNLDLDDPRFRVRPYQQIVASCTGAFITSIFVTPLDVVKIRLQAQQKAMLSNKCFLYCNGLMDHLCPCLNGKGPIWARGNGKFNGTVDALMKISKNEGILSLWSGLSPTLVLAVPATIVYFVSYEQLRLYLKDKYNNNYRKVNGVTMEQPFWIPMLAGATARIWAATLVSPLELIRTKMQSQRLSYAEILQALKTVIKYNGVPGLWMGLTSTLLRDVPFSAIYWLNYETIKQKFQVTQQTFTFNFIAGAIAGSIAAFLTIPFDVVKTHRQIEMGEKEIYSDKPGRIGGTWIVIQKIYTQNGVSGLFTGLIPRVIKVAPACAIMIATFEHGKRFFQVYNANQILQYENDLQLLKHKRKSVE